Proteins encoded by one window of Vanacampus margaritifer isolate UIUO_Vmar chromosome 17, RoL_Vmar_1.0, whole genome shotgun sequence:
- the nhsl3 gene encoding NHS-like protein 3 isoform X1 gives MLCFSRDLPLEDGQYATLRQVSILLEFLWSLASLQNWLQSSSGPKANDEQKKLAVHYSASQHFQENVFIEGNRPQYLEDLHSEAQEGLKILQQEGQQEHESGADFAEDESCASSDTAHPEEEDVNSKDEGGSLESKSNSGITDTTRTSSMSTRPVLTRQGSTFKPLHPVKKLEKNRKRNRRTTIMGIPNQVQKELALHRGSTFQQVVSTQLPNHNSQSSVIIIPAVDGGTPVISKEGARVHLSELEQLSDEKQQMKSHLQEVYKNDETFNHQGFGTHHFRSSVIRPKSVAVPGMTTFTCSNPLMSSFLLEPQGPVMSVSPQATYLSTIIPNAVLPASVEVIEIDRGSQRGNSANHGGSAHTVSKSSLASVDSSASPFLSRKSDGDGSQTDSSFSNSTTQGTTHRVDLNLQESWVDSPGDQELTGIQTSVNHISNRENIAKNKDSEPVTACTSGVDIKMKRNSTRSLSIIKTKLPPAPPRRSNSLHNNKMRTISKGQTASKDANVSASQGVSNATGSTATTEEYKSVTVETSKILDPVSNIAESDSHRLSPSQASSGEARKAGEPISEFNPLPHKNPSEGEKFERTMSPSSGYSSQSGTPTLSPKEITPTSPDKHKMKPVKPERSASRASSSASPSSSLTSLSSGTSEPVNSDASNSCTCLPSVSTKELTSPSQMEVKELWNVPPPPKVKAPCPPPPETWAQNGRTFTLLCGPSPQISKVFTESTKTQESVVIHEASQTETTELCSETQTQDKAEASKIKSKDEKLMCVISRDAHRVKESTGCPDADDTFLAKGKVETTPEVEGQENCSLTKNDCEVSTKKEPPPVMKKPQLREDGTSTARQQSESCQIATTPVDDIKDLVDTSEIPSIPANSLHSQNINKSSPPPSPPPTYQPTPPLSRKSPPTSVSTSPVELDREQEENRVAESSWPPPPPPLEGDSIFEGGDEIEFPLPPPPDVTDNIPAEDSCATEMDASDTPIPPSEEFEKAIQDSNETETSTPPEPVLRQTGVRDKEDAEASDGTTQKMSPAFERPSSSTKSPAEIQPPVPVIASSSTFLKRQSLEIESHSTSPSPMENLTAGVAFRRPPSTAHRDTRAKEFLARHKSAPIPKEDANIPLVTPSLLHMVRLRTVSTTEDGVEALSEDGSTNEGTLLQENCQASCVGQQNTPPKPTRKSLQSPPRAVKTYATANTPSMRLQEAIRIKTAALSSREGLPCRLGMRPSYHCASQPGILSLKSSEIYDTQRFPASTASFFFSRNTKRVVSDTSAAPSPKDQVGCVSVGLRSERVPPPVARKPSQGSVSFSQDCPTRAETNFPAADAMGAQQHSKGIALPETTTRVTADTIETLF, from the exons atgctctGCTTCTCCCGTGACCTCCCGCTTGAGGACGGCCAATATGCAACATTGCGGCAAGTGTCCATTCTACTTGAATTTTTATGGTCTTTGGCATCACTTCAAAACTGGCTTCAGTCTTCAT CTGGGCCCAAGGCCAACGACGAGCAGAAGAAGTTGGCAGTGCACTACTCGGCCTCACAACACTTCCAGGAGAATGTTTTCATCGAGGGCAATCGGCCTCAATACCTGGAGGATTTGCACTCGGAGGCTCAGGAGGGCTTGAAAATATTACAGCAGGAAGGCCAGCAAG AGCACGAGAGTGGAGCGGACTTTGCTGAAGATGAAAGCTGTGCT TCGTCAGACACAGCACatccagaagaagaagatgttAACTCCAAAGATGAGGGGGGCTCTCTGGAGTCAAAATCCAACTCAGGGATTACTGATACCACAAGAACTTCTTCCATGTCGACCAGACCTGTGCTCACACGCCAAG GTTCTACATTCAAGCCTCTGCATCCAGTGAAAAAGTTAGAAAAGAACAGGAAGAGGAACAGAAGGACTACGATTATGGGTATTCCCAACCAGGTCCAGAAGGAACTTG CATTGCACAGAGGCTCTACCTTCCAGCAGGTGGTTTCTACTCAGCTACCCAATCACAACAGCCAATCGAGTGTTATCATCATTCCAGCTGTTGATGGAGGAACTCCAGTGATATCCAAGGAAGGAGCAAGGGTGCACCTGTCAGAGCTGGAA CAGTTATCTGATGAAAAGCAGCAGATGAAATCACATCTTCAGGAAGTTTACAAGAACGACGAAACCTTCAACCACCAGGGATTTGGTACCCACCACTTTCGGTCATCTGTCATCAGACCCAAGTCTGTTGCAGTACCTGGAATGACTACCTTTACTTGCTCCAATCCTTTAATGAGTAGCTTCCTCTTGGAACCCCAA GGTCCAGTGATGTCCGTATCTCCTCAGGCAACCTACCTATCTACAATCATCCCAAACGCGGTGCTACCAGCCTCGGTTGAAGTCATCGAGATAGACCGCGGCAGCCAAAGAGGCAACAGTGCCAACCATGGTGGCAGTGCCCACACAGTAAGCAAAAGCAGCCTGGCCTCGGTGGATTCGTCAGCCAGCCCTTTTCTCTCCAGAAAATCGGACGGTGACGGCTCCCAAACAGATAGTTCCTTTAGCAATTCAACAACACAGGGTACCACACACAGGGTGGATCTCAATCTGCAGGAAAGTTGGGTGGATTCTCCAGGGGACCAAGAACTCACCGGCATCCAGACTTCAGTGAATCACATTAGTAATAGAGAAAATATAGCAAAGAACAAAGATTCGGAGCCTGTCACAGCATGTACCAGTGGGGTCGACATAAAGATGAAACGGAATTCCACTCGAAGCCTCTCCATTATCAAGACCAAGCTACCCCCAGCACCTCCACGAAGGTCAAATTCGCTTCATAACAATAAGATGCGGACTATTTCCAAAGGTCAGACGGCGAGCAAAGATGCAAATGTTTCTGCTTCTCAAGGGGTATCAAATGCTACAGGAAGTACAGCAACGACAGAGGAATATAAATCAGTCACTGTGGAAACAAGTAAGATTCTGGATCCTGTATCTAACATTGCAGAATCCGACTCCCATCGTTTAAGCCCCTCTCAGGCTTCTTCTGGTGAAGCAAGAAAGGCAGGAGAGCCAATCTCCGAATTCAACCCCTTACCACATAAGAATCCCTCGGAAGGGGAGAAATTTGAACGGACCATGTCGCCTTCTAGCGGCTATTCCAGTCAAAGTGGCACCCCAACACTTTCCCCAAAGGAGATCACCCCTACTTCTCCAGATAAACACAAGATGAAACCAGTTAAGCCGGAGAGATCTGCGTCCCGGGCGTCATCCTCAGCCTCTCCTTCTTCATCGCTTACCTCCCTATCGTCTGGTACATCCGAGCCTGTCAATTCGGATGCTTCCAATTCTTGCACTTGTTTGCCATCAGTTTCTACAAAAGAACTCACTTCACCATCACAAATGGAAGTCAAAGAACTGTGGAATGTCCCACCACCTCCCAAGGTCAAAGCACCGTGTCCTCCTCCGCCTGAAACATGGGCTCAAAACGGTCGCACCTTTACGCTCCTATGTGGTCCAAGTCCCCAAATCAGCAAAGTGTTCACGGAATCAACAAAGACACAGGAGAGTGTAGTCATACATGAAGCAAGTCAAACAGAAACCACTGAGCTGTGTTCTGAAACACAAACTCAAGACAAAGCAGaagcatcaaaaataaaatcaaaggaTGAGAAATTGATGTGTGTCATTTCTAGAGATGCCCATCGGGTTAAAGAAAGTACAGGATGTCCAGATGCAGACGATACATTTTTAGCTAAGGGCAAGGTTGAAACAACACCAGAAGTAGAAGGACAAGAGAACTGTAGCCTGACAAAGAATGACTGTGAAGTTTCCACCAAAAAAGAACCACCCCCAGTTATGAAGAAACCACAACTGAGAGAAGACGGAACGTCGACAGCGAGACAACAAAGTGAAAGTTGTCAAATTGCCACAACTCCGGTCGATGACATTAAGGATTTGGTTGACACAAGTGAAATCCCGTCAATACCAGCAAATTCTctacattcccaaaacattaaTAAAAGCTCACCACCACCTTCTCCTCCGCCTACTTATCAGCCGACGCCACCTCTCTCAAGAAAGTCACCTCCCACCTCTGTATCAACTTCACCGGTTGAGTTAGATAGAGAACAAGAGGAGAACCGCGTTGCAGAATCATCTTGGccacctcctccgcctcctttAGAGGGAGACTCCATCTTTGAAGGAGGAGATGAGATAGAATTTCCTCTTCCGCCTCCACCTGATGTGACCGACAATATTCCAGCTGAGGACAGTTGTGCCACAGAGATGGATGCTTCCGACACACCAATTCCACCTTCAGAGGAATTTGAAAAAGCAATTCAGGACTCAAATGAAACCGAGACATCTACACCCCCGGAGCCGGTTTTACGCCAAACTGGAGTTCGTGACAAGGAAGACGCAGAAGCTTCAGATGGAACAACGCAGAAAATGTCACCAGCTTTTGAACGTCCATCATCTTCAACCAAAAGTCCTGCAGAAATCCAACCACCAGTCCCAGTAATAGCTTCTTCTAGTACTTTCCTAAAACGACAGTCTCTTGAGATTGAAAGTCACTCTACATCCCCTTCACCAATGGAGAACCTTACAGCTGGCGTTGCCTTCAGAAGACCTCCCAGTACGGCGCACAGAGACACCAGGGCCAAGGAGTTTCTAGCTCGCCACAAAAGTGCACCGATCCCTAAAGAGGATGCTAACATACCTCTCGTCACCCCATCGTTACTTCACATGGTCCGCCTGCGTACCGTCAGTACGACTGAGGACGGTGTAGAAGCGCTTTCTGAGGACGGGTCAACAAACGAGGGAACTCTCTTACAGGAGAATTGTCAAGCCTCGTGCGTAGGGCAGCAAAACACTCCACCAAAGCCCACCCGCAAGTCACTTCAATCTCCCCCTCGGGCTGTGAAAACGTATGCGACGGCAAACACTCCTTCCATGCGGTTACAGGAAGCCATTCGTATAAAAACGGCAGCACTGTCATCAAGAGAAGGTCTTCCATGCCGACTGGGGATGCGACCATCCTACCACTGTGCAAGCCAACCGGGGATCTTGTCCCTCAAATCATCGGAAATATACGACACACAAAGATTCCCAGCTTCGACTGCGAGCTTCTTTTTCTCCAGGAACACCAAACGGGTTGTTTCTGACACCAGTGCTGCCCCTTCGCCTAAAGATCAGGTTGGTTGTGTTAGTGTTGGGTTGAGGTCTGAACGGGTTCCGCCACCGGTAGCCAGGAAACCTTCGCAAGGCAGTGTCAGTTTTTCACAAGATTGTCCAACTAGGGCAGAGACCAATTTTCCTGCTGCAGATGCGATGGGagcacaacaacattccaaggGAATAGCGCTTCCCGAGACAA CTACAAGAGTGACCGCAGACACGATTGAAACACTGTTTTAA
- the nhsl3 gene encoding NHS-like protein 3 isoform X5, which produces MVVYLRKSIHSLLSVFKKKAGPKANDEQKKLAVHYSASQHFQENVFIEGNRPQYLEDLHSEAQEGLKILQQEGQQEHESGADFAEDESCASSDTAHPEEEDVNSKDEGGSLESKSNSGITDTTRTSSMSTRPVLTRQGSTFKPLHPVKKLEKNRKRNRRTTIMGIPNQVQKELALHRGSTFQQVVSTQLPNHNSQSSVIIIPAVDGGTPVISKEGARVHLSELEQLSDEKQQMKSHLQEVYKNDETFNHQGFGTHHFRSSVIRPKSVAVPGMTTFTCSNPLMSSFLLEPQGPVMSVSPQATYLSTIIPNAVLPASVEVIEIDRGSQRGNSANHGGSAHTVSKSSLASVDSSASPFLSRKSDGDGSQTDSSFSNSTTQGTTHRVDLNLQESWVDSPGDQELTGIQTSVNHISNRENIAKNKDSEPVTACTSGVDIKMKRNSTRSLSIIKTKLPPAPPRRSNSLHNNKMRTISKGQTASKDANVSASQGVSNATGSTATTEEYKSVTVETSKILDPVSNIAESDSHRLSPSQASSGEARKAGEPISEFNPLPHKNPSEGEKFERTMSPSSGYSSQSGTPTLSPKEITPTSPDKHKMKPVKPERSASRASSSASPSSSLTSLSSGTSEPVNSDASNSCTCLPSVSTKELTSPSQMEVKELWNVPPPPKVKAPCPPPPETWAQNGRTFTLLCGPSPQISKVFTESTKTQESVVIHEASQTETTELCSETQTQDKAEASKIKSKDEKLMCVISRDAHRVKESTGCPDADDTFLAKGKVETTPEVEGQENCSLTKNDCEVSTKKEPPPVMKKPQLREDGTSTARQQSESCQIATTPVDDIKDLVDTSEIPSIPANSLHSQNINKSSPPPSPPPTYQPTPPLSRKSPPTSVSTSPVELDREQEENRVAESSWPPPPPPLEGDSIFEGGDEIEFPLPPPPDVTDNIPAEDSCATEMDASDTPIPPSEEFEKAIQDSNETETSTPPEPVLRQTGVRDKEDAEASDGTTQKMSPAFERPSSSTKSPAEIQPPVPVIASSSTFLKRQSLEIESHSTSPSPMENLTAGVAFRRPPSTAHRDTRAKEFLARHKSAPIPKEDANIPLVTPSLLHMVRLRTVSTTEDGVEALSEDGSTNEGTLLQENCQASCVGQQNTPPKPTRKSLQSPPRAVKTYATANTPSMRLQEAIRIKTAALSSREGLPCRLGMRPSYHCASQPGILSLKSSEIYDTQRFPASTASFFFSRNTKRVVSDTSAAPSPKDQVGCVSVGLRSERVPPPVARKPSQGSVSFSQDCPTRAETNFPAADAMGAQQHSKGIALPETTTRVTADTIETLF; this is translated from the exons ATGGTGGTTTATCTGAGGAAGAGTATCCACTCCCTGCTGTCAGTCTTCAAGAAGAAGG CTGGGCCCAAGGCCAACGACGAGCAGAAGAAGTTGGCAGTGCACTACTCGGCCTCACAACACTTCCAGGAGAATGTTTTCATCGAGGGCAATCGGCCTCAATACCTGGAGGATTTGCACTCGGAGGCTCAGGAGGGCTTGAAAATATTACAGCAGGAAGGCCAGCAAG AGCACGAGAGTGGAGCGGACTTTGCTGAAGATGAAAGCTGTGCT TCGTCAGACACAGCACatccagaagaagaagatgttAACTCCAAAGATGAGGGGGGCTCTCTGGAGTCAAAATCCAACTCAGGGATTACTGATACCACAAGAACTTCTTCCATGTCGACCAGACCTGTGCTCACACGCCAAG GTTCTACATTCAAGCCTCTGCATCCAGTGAAAAAGTTAGAAAAGAACAGGAAGAGGAACAGAAGGACTACGATTATGGGTATTCCCAACCAGGTCCAGAAGGAACTTG CATTGCACAGAGGCTCTACCTTCCAGCAGGTGGTTTCTACTCAGCTACCCAATCACAACAGCCAATCGAGTGTTATCATCATTCCAGCTGTTGATGGAGGAACTCCAGTGATATCCAAGGAAGGAGCAAGGGTGCACCTGTCAGAGCTGGAA CAGTTATCTGATGAAAAGCAGCAGATGAAATCACATCTTCAGGAAGTTTACAAGAACGACGAAACCTTCAACCACCAGGGATTTGGTACCCACCACTTTCGGTCATCTGTCATCAGACCCAAGTCTGTTGCAGTACCTGGAATGACTACCTTTACTTGCTCCAATCCTTTAATGAGTAGCTTCCTCTTGGAACCCCAA GGTCCAGTGATGTCCGTATCTCCTCAGGCAACCTACCTATCTACAATCATCCCAAACGCGGTGCTACCAGCCTCGGTTGAAGTCATCGAGATAGACCGCGGCAGCCAAAGAGGCAACAGTGCCAACCATGGTGGCAGTGCCCACACAGTAAGCAAAAGCAGCCTGGCCTCGGTGGATTCGTCAGCCAGCCCTTTTCTCTCCAGAAAATCGGACGGTGACGGCTCCCAAACAGATAGTTCCTTTAGCAATTCAACAACACAGGGTACCACACACAGGGTGGATCTCAATCTGCAGGAAAGTTGGGTGGATTCTCCAGGGGACCAAGAACTCACCGGCATCCAGACTTCAGTGAATCACATTAGTAATAGAGAAAATATAGCAAAGAACAAAGATTCGGAGCCTGTCACAGCATGTACCAGTGGGGTCGACATAAAGATGAAACGGAATTCCACTCGAAGCCTCTCCATTATCAAGACCAAGCTACCCCCAGCACCTCCACGAAGGTCAAATTCGCTTCATAACAATAAGATGCGGACTATTTCCAAAGGTCAGACGGCGAGCAAAGATGCAAATGTTTCTGCTTCTCAAGGGGTATCAAATGCTACAGGAAGTACAGCAACGACAGAGGAATATAAATCAGTCACTGTGGAAACAAGTAAGATTCTGGATCCTGTATCTAACATTGCAGAATCCGACTCCCATCGTTTAAGCCCCTCTCAGGCTTCTTCTGGTGAAGCAAGAAAGGCAGGAGAGCCAATCTCCGAATTCAACCCCTTACCACATAAGAATCCCTCGGAAGGGGAGAAATTTGAACGGACCATGTCGCCTTCTAGCGGCTATTCCAGTCAAAGTGGCACCCCAACACTTTCCCCAAAGGAGATCACCCCTACTTCTCCAGATAAACACAAGATGAAACCAGTTAAGCCGGAGAGATCTGCGTCCCGGGCGTCATCCTCAGCCTCTCCTTCTTCATCGCTTACCTCCCTATCGTCTGGTACATCCGAGCCTGTCAATTCGGATGCTTCCAATTCTTGCACTTGTTTGCCATCAGTTTCTACAAAAGAACTCACTTCACCATCACAAATGGAAGTCAAAGAACTGTGGAATGTCCCACCACCTCCCAAGGTCAAAGCACCGTGTCCTCCTCCGCCTGAAACATGGGCTCAAAACGGTCGCACCTTTACGCTCCTATGTGGTCCAAGTCCCCAAATCAGCAAAGTGTTCACGGAATCAACAAAGACACAGGAGAGTGTAGTCATACATGAAGCAAGTCAAACAGAAACCACTGAGCTGTGTTCTGAAACACAAACTCAAGACAAAGCAGaagcatcaaaaataaaatcaaaggaTGAGAAATTGATGTGTGTCATTTCTAGAGATGCCCATCGGGTTAAAGAAAGTACAGGATGTCCAGATGCAGACGATACATTTTTAGCTAAGGGCAAGGTTGAAACAACACCAGAAGTAGAAGGACAAGAGAACTGTAGCCTGACAAAGAATGACTGTGAAGTTTCCACCAAAAAAGAACCACCCCCAGTTATGAAGAAACCACAACTGAGAGAAGACGGAACGTCGACAGCGAGACAACAAAGTGAAAGTTGTCAAATTGCCACAACTCCGGTCGATGACATTAAGGATTTGGTTGACACAAGTGAAATCCCGTCAATACCAGCAAATTCTctacattcccaaaacattaaTAAAAGCTCACCACCACCTTCTCCTCCGCCTACTTATCAGCCGACGCCACCTCTCTCAAGAAAGTCACCTCCCACCTCTGTATCAACTTCACCGGTTGAGTTAGATAGAGAACAAGAGGAGAACCGCGTTGCAGAATCATCTTGGccacctcctccgcctcctttAGAGGGAGACTCCATCTTTGAAGGAGGAGATGAGATAGAATTTCCTCTTCCGCCTCCACCTGATGTGACCGACAATATTCCAGCTGAGGACAGTTGTGCCACAGAGATGGATGCTTCCGACACACCAATTCCACCTTCAGAGGAATTTGAAAAAGCAATTCAGGACTCAAATGAAACCGAGACATCTACACCCCCGGAGCCGGTTTTACGCCAAACTGGAGTTCGTGACAAGGAAGACGCAGAAGCTTCAGATGGAACAACGCAGAAAATGTCACCAGCTTTTGAACGTCCATCATCTTCAACCAAAAGTCCTGCAGAAATCCAACCACCAGTCCCAGTAATAGCTTCTTCTAGTACTTTCCTAAAACGACAGTCTCTTGAGATTGAAAGTCACTCTACATCCCCTTCACCAATGGAGAACCTTACAGCTGGCGTTGCCTTCAGAAGACCTCCCAGTACGGCGCACAGAGACACCAGGGCCAAGGAGTTTCTAGCTCGCCACAAAAGTGCACCGATCCCTAAAGAGGATGCTAACATACCTCTCGTCACCCCATCGTTACTTCACATGGTCCGCCTGCGTACCGTCAGTACGACTGAGGACGGTGTAGAAGCGCTTTCTGAGGACGGGTCAACAAACGAGGGAACTCTCTTACAGGAGAATTGTCAAGCCTCGTGCGTAGGGCAGCAAAACACTCCACCAAAGCCCACCCGCAAGTCACTTCAATCTCCCCCTCGGGCTGTGAAAACGTATGCGACGGCAAACACTCCTTCCATGCGGTTACAGGAAGCCATTCGTATAAAAACGGCAGCACTGTCATCAAGAGAAGGTCTTCCATGCCGACTGGGGATGCGACCATCCTACCACTGTGCAAGCCAACCGGGGATCTTGTCCCTCAAATCATCGGAAATATACGACACACAAAGATTCCCAGCTTCGACTGCGAGCTTCTTTTTCTCCAGGAACACCAAACGGGTTGTTTCTGACACCAGTGCTGCCCCTTCGCCTAAAGATCAGGTTGGTTGTGTTAGTGTTGGGTTGAGGTCTGAACGGGTTCCGCCACCGGTAGCCAGGAAACCTTCGCAAGGCAGTGTCAGTTTTTCACAAGATTGTCCAACTAGGGCAGAGACCAATTTTCCTGCTGCAGATGCGATGGGagcacaacaacattccaaggGAATAGCGCTTCCCGAGACAA CTACAAGAGTGACCGCAGACACGATTGAAACACTGTTTTAA